CTGTATTTGCTCCAGAGCCCATATTTGTACTTTTAAATTGTACTCTTTTATCAAAAGTACCAACCCAAGAACCTACCACAATTTCTGGAGAACAGGCAATAAACCAACCATCTCCATTATTTTGAGTTGTGCCTGTTTTACCAATTAAATTAAAAGGAATTGCATAATTTTGAATACGAGAAGCTGTACCATCAGTTAAAGCTGTTCCCATCATTTGTTGTAGTTTTTTTATATTTTTTTCACTTGCAACTCGATTTGTATAAGTTGGTTTTGCTTGGTATAAAACAACTCCATTTTCATCTTCAATACGCTCAATAGCATAAGGTTTTATGCGTTTGCCTCCATTTGAAATACTTGCATAAGCTGTAACCATATCAAAAAGTGAAATGCTTCCAGTTCCTAAAACAATTGATGGTACTTTAGGCAATGTTGCTGTAACACCCATTTTTTCTGCTAATTTTTGTACAGGTTCTATTCCCACTTCCATTTGAAGTCGAACCGAAACTGTGTTTATGGAGTTCGCTAATGCACCATGCATACTATAACTTCCACCATAATTCCCGCTCGAATTTTTTGGTTGCCAGTTTTCGTAATTTTTATAGGTTATTAAACTATTATTATAAAAATCACACGGATTTTTCCCTTTTTCAAGTGCGGCCAAATAGGTTATAGGTTTAAAAGTAGAACCTACTTGTTTTTTTTCTAAAATATTATCTTTTTGACTCATTCCATAGTCGATACCTGCAACATAGCCTAAAATTCTTCCAGTTTGGCTATTAATTGTAAGTAAGCCTGTGTGTAACCTGTTAATAGCTGTAGCAATAGAATCTTTTAAAGATTGTAGTTTTTGTTCATTTCCTAAATTGAGTGTATAGTGTTTTCGTGGTTTTTTTTCTGATGAAAGCTGTTCAATTTCAACATCACTTTTGCCTTGAGATTTCCATTTTTTTACATCATTTGTTTGATTGAGTAATTTTCTAAGCAACTCTTCTTTACCTCCTTCTGTACTTAAAGCTTCCCAATGTAAATCCATCAATTTTTGAAGATTTACCATTTGTCTTAACATCGCTTTTTCACTCGATTTCTGTACAGAACTATTTAATGTGGAATATATTTTTAAACCATCCGTTTCTAAATTGTAAATATGCCCATCTTCTGCAGGGTTTTCTTTTGCCCAAGCATTAAATTCGGAATTTATATATTCTTTAAAATAAGAATTTAAAGATGATAGTTTTTTAGGTTCTTGATAATTTAACTTTAAGGGTTTTTGTGCTTTTTGTTGCTCATTAATAGATAGATAGTTGTATTTAACCATTTGTTGTAGCACTACATTTCTTCTGGTTGTTGCACGTTCAGGATGCTTCCTAGGATTGTAAAATGTTGGCGCTTTTAGTAAACCCACGAGTGTTGCACATTCACCAATCGATAATTTTGCTGGAGGTTTATTAAAAAAACGAAAAGCAGCCTTTTCTATTCCATAAATATTTTCTCCGAAAGTTACTGTGTTTAAATACAGTAGTAAAATTTCATCTTTTGTGTAAATTTTCTCTAATTTTCTTGCGATAAAAATTTCTTTTATTTTGTTGATAGGAGTAGAGAGTAAAAAATGGCTCTTTCTACCAAAGGTATTTTTGGCTACTTGTTGTGTAAGTGTGCTTCCACCACCAGCATTTTGTCTTAATATTACCGATTTTATAAAAACACGTCCATAACTCTTATAATCAATGCCATTATGTTCGTAAAACCTACTATCTTCTGTTGCAATTAAAGCATCTTTTAATGCTTTTGGTATTTCTGTACTGTCTATGTTAGACCTGTTCTGAAGATAATAAAATCCAATTTGTTCTTTATTGCTTGCGTAAAGTGTAGATGTAAGTGGTGTTTTTAATTGTAATAAGAAATCTTTTGTAGGTAATTTGCCAAAAACACCTACGTAAGTAAAAAGTACTAATAAAATTGCAAAAGAACAAACGGAAGCAATTAAATAAAATAAACTTTTGAAAGGATGCTTTTTTATAAAGGAAATAATTCTTTTTAGTTTGGTTTTTAATACTTCGAAAACATTAACTTTCATAAAAAGGATTCTAAATTTTAAATAATTTCTTTGCTGATTTTAAAGGAAGCTTTTACTAATTGTTTTATGATTTGTAAAGTATATTTTTAGTTAGTACTAAACTATTAAAAAAAAGAGCACAAAAATCATAGTTGTAAAACTAAATATTAAACTTTTTTAATCACTCAATCATTTTAATTAAAGTAAAGTTTTTTTTTCTTTTTAAATCTAACCTTAAAAATAAAGTATTCATCAATCTTTTATTGATGTATTTACACTTGACTATATTTTGATGATAGTTTCCAAAAACATAAAAGCAGGCTCGAGAGCCTGCTTTTATGTTTTTGGAAATATTTAAAAAGCTTTAAGCTTTCTTATCCTTGCAACAAGCCATTGTGCAATCTACTTTGCAAGCCATTTTTTCTGCTTTCATTTCGCACTTTTCTTTACATTCGTCAGAGCAAACATGTGCTTTATTAGAACTTTCTGAAGCTTTATATAATTCGCCACCAGCAATTCCAGTTATAAAAGCCATTAATTCTTTTTTTGATGTTTTATTAGCATCAAATTCTATGTTTGCAATACTATCTGTAAATACAACTTTGGCATCTAAAACACCTTCTTTTTTGGATAATTTAGATTGAATTGTTTTTGCACAACCAATTTCGCAAGTCATTCCAGAAATAGCTAAAGACACATTTTCCTTTTTTACTTCCTTTACTTCTTCTTTACAACCCGTTAAAATGAAACATGCAATTGCAACCGAGTATATTATTTTTTGAAATTTCATTAGAATATTTTTATAGAATTATTATGCAAATTTATTAATAAAATAACTCGTATTTAAATAATTAGTAGACTTTTGCATAAAATTTAACCTGTATTATGAATCTTCAACAGAAAAAATGGTTGTATTTAATAATGCTTTCTTTAGTTTGGGGAAGTTCTTTCATTTTAATGAAAAAAGCATTGATAGGTTTAACACCTATACAAGTGGGTGCTTTACGAATGTTAATCGCTGCTGTTTTTTTATTGTTGATAGGTTTTAAGAGCTTAAAACAAATTCAAAAAAGGCATTATAAATTTATATTTTTAACCTCTTTTTTAAGTACTTTTTTTCCTGTTTTTCTATTTGCTTATGCAATTAACGGAATTGATAGTTCTATTGCTTCTATTTTGAATTCTTTAACTCCCTTTAATACGCTAATTTTTGGGGCTTTAATTTTTGGTTATACATTTAAAAGACAACAACTTTTTGGAATTTTTATAGGCTTAATTGGAACGGTTTTATTGATTTTAAATGGCGCAAACTTAAATCCAGATCAAAATTATTGGTTTGCTATTTTAGTAGTTTTTGCTTCTTTTGGGTATGCTTTAAACGTAAATATTGTAAAGAAATATTTGCATGACATTAGTGCTTTAAGTATTGTAACTGGTAATTTTTTAGTGTTGATACTGCCAGCGTTTCTTGTGCTTTTATCAACTGACTTTTTTAGCACTTTCGAGTCAACAGAAACCACATTAACAGCTTTGGGTTATATTACAATTTTAGCTGTTTTAGGCACAGGAATCGCTAAGATATTTTATAATAAAATGGTGCATTTAGCATCGCCTGTTTTTGCATCTTCTGTAACCTATTTAATACCAATTGTGGCCGTTTTTTGGGGATATTTAGATGGAGAAGAATTAAGTTTTGTTCAGCTATTTGCAGGTTTAATTATTTTATTAGGTGTTTATTTAGTGAATAAAAAGAAGTAGGTTTTTATCTTGAAATATTTTAGATTGAAAGGAAACAAGAAACAAGGCATTAAAAAAAAGATTATAGAGGAGAGAGAGAAAAGATTTAATTATTTTTAAAACTCTCTTATTTATATCCTTTTAACTTTTTCATCTGTGAGAAACGTATCAAATTTTTGCCACGAATTCACGAATTAAAACACAATAAATCTTATCTAATATATCTACACGAATTTTAAAATCCTCTGGATTTTCATACCAATAAAATAAAACATATTTGGCAATAATTGAAATTCGTGAATTTGTGGTCTTTATTTTTATTATAAATTTAATGCGAAGTAATTAATGCAAAATTGTATAATTAATAATTCAAAATTAAAAAGAATTGTTGAGGGCTTTTATGCATGAAAATTCGTGAAATCCGTGTCTGAAAACATCAACATAAAAAAAAGAGCCAAAACCTAAGTCTTGACTCTTTTATCAATTTGTAATTTTAAAAGATCTTATTTAAAATCGGCATCAGTAACACCTTCATTTATTTTAATTTCTTTTACTTCGAAATTTAAATCCATAGGGCCAGATTTCATAGTAACAGCATGAGGAAACATAATACCATTCACAGCTTTATAATCGCTAAAAGTTGTTGGTACTTGCACATCTCCATTAGGAGTTTTTACAGTTTTAACTTCTTTCGATTTTAAACCTGTTTTTACATCGTAGAAGATTTGAGTATCACCAGAAATAATTACATAATAATTCTCACCATCAATTGGTTCAATTCTATCTAATTTTCCGTTTTTATAAGCCATATCAGCAAAAGGAGCCATCGTTGATTTTGCTTCTTCAATTTCTTCTGGTTTCATATCCATTTTTTGACCTCTTGCTTCTTGATAGCCTGTTGTTCCATCAAAAACCATTTTTTGCATCGCATTTCCCATTACAGAAATAACCATAGAAGTTTTATTTGGTGCAGCAGATTTGCTTGTCATTACTAATGGCGTTCCTTGAATAGTTGCATTAGAAACCATCATAACAGACTCTACAGCCATCACTTTGTCTTTACCACCAATTGCTTCAACATATTTGTCTACAACATTAGCAGCAGTCATTCCTGCAGGAATTGGCAATGTCATTGCTGGTTTTTCTGTAGGGTTTCCTTCTTTATCAAAATAGTTAATTATATAATCTGTTTTTTCAAGATTTTTAAGAACATCAATTCCTTTTCCTGTAATTACAATTCTTGCTTGGTCTCCTTTAAAATATTTTATTGCAGCATTCTGAACATCATCTAAAGTAACTGCTTTTATATTTTTAATATAGTTTTCGTAAAAATCGTTAGGTAAATTGTAACGCTCAATATTTAGTGCAAAGTTTGCTACAGTGGTTGGTTTTTGTACATCCATTACAAAACCACCAATATACTCTTCTTTAGAGTTTGCTAATTCTTCTGCAGATACTTTTTTATAT
The DNA window shown above is from Polaribacter sp. Hel_I_88 and carries:
- a CDS encoding transglycosylase domain-containing protein, which produces MKVNVFEVLKTKLKRIISFIKKHPFKSLFYLIASVCSFAILLVLFTYVGVFGKLPTKDFLLQLKTPLTSTLYASNKEQIGFYYLQNRSNIDSTEIPKALKDALIATEDSRFYEHNGIDYKSYGRVFIKSVILRQNAGGGSTLTQQVAKNTFGRKSHFLLSTPINKIKEIFIARKLEKIYTKDEILLLYLNTVTFGENIYGIEKAAFRFFNKPPAKLSIGECATLVGLLKAPTFYNPRKHPERATTRRNVVLQQMVKYNYLSINEQQKAQKPLKLNYQEPKKLSSLNSYFKEYINSEFNAWAKENPAEDGHIYNLETDGLKIYSTLNSSVQKSSEKAMLRQMVNLQKLMDLHWEALSTEGGKEELLRKLLNQTNDVKKWKSQGKSDVEIEQLSSEKKPRKHYTLNLGNEQKLQSLKDSIATAINRLHTGLLTINSQTGRILGYVAGIDYGMSQKDNILEKKQVGSTFKPITYLAALEKGKNPCDFYNNSLITYKNYENWQPKNSSGNYGGSYSMHGALANSINTVSVRLQMEVGIEPVQKLAEKMGVTATLPKVPSIVLGTGSISLFDMVTAYASISNGGKRIKPYAIERIEDENGVVLYQAKPTYTNRVASEKNIKKLQQMMGTALTDGTASRIQNYAIPFNLIGKTGTTQNNGDGWFIACSPEIVVGSWVGTFDKRVQFKSTNMGSGANTALPMVAAIFKDLSLWNKTMLTNFEYEKPYFDCPPFLEINAAEAMEYIKTDSTFINQRKIKDSIFESSKILIDSIQENP
- a CDS encoding cation transporter; its protein translation is MKFQKIIYSVAIACFILTGCKEEVKEVKKENVSLAISGMTCEIGCAKTIQSKLSKKEGVLDAKVVFTDSIANIEFDANKTSKKELMAFITGIAGGELYKASESSNKAHVCSDECKEKCEMKAEKMACKVDCTMACCKDKKA
- a CDS encoding DMT family transporter translates to MNLQQKKWLYLIMLSLVWGSSFILMKKALIGLTPIQVGALRMLIAAVFLLLIGFKSLKQIQKRHYKFIFLTSFLSTFFPVFLFAYAINGIDSSIASILNSLTPFNTLIFGALIFGYTFKRQQLFGIFIGLIGTVLLILNGANLNPDQNYWFAILVVFASFGYALNVNIVKKYLHDISALSIVTGNFLVLILPAFLVLLSTDFFSTFESTETTLTALGYITILAVLGTGIAKIFYNKMVHLASPVFASSVTYLIPIVAVFWGYLDGEELSFVQLFAGLIILLGVYLVNKKK